ACGGGACTATGGCCACGGTCCTTATCTTTGAAAGGTTCCCGTTCATATCTTTAAGGTGCGCTGACCCCCTCCCCCGCCTTTATGGCGGACAAAAAAATACCCGAGCCTTTAAAGGCCCGGGCCTGCCTACCGGCATATTGCCTGGCCGGAGCTGCATGAGCAGACCTGGCGGACCCGGCTTAAAGGGGTCCGGGCCGGGAGGCGCCGCGCTTAAGTGACATGGAGCCGGACGGGAGGTCTGGGCCCCTCCCGAAGCTTGGAGAATACCATCCGGCCCCCGGCCGTCTGGAGTATGCTGGTTATCTCCACGGTTACGGTCTTGCCCACGCACTCCCTTCCGTTGTCTACGACGACCATCGTGCCGTCGTCGAGGTAGCCCACGCCCTGCCCCTCTTCCCTGCCCTCTTTAAGCACCAGCATCTCCATCAACTCGCCGGGGAGTACCACCGGCTTCAAGGCGCTCGCGAGCGTGTTGATGTTAAGCACCTTCACTCCCTGGAGGTCCGCCACCTTGTTGAGGTTCACGTCGTTGGTGAGCACCTTGCCGCCGAGCTCCCTGGCCAGGGCCACGAGCTTCATATCCACCTCTTTTATCTTGGGGAAGTCACGGTCGGTAATTTGCACGTTGACCTCGCCGCTCTCCTGTATGCGTTTGAGGACGTCCAGGCCTCGCTTGCCCCTGGCCCTCTTTACCGGGTCCGAGGAGTCCGCTATGTGCTGCAGCTCTCCGAGGACGAACTGCGCCACGGTCAGGGTGCCTTCCACAAAGCCGGTGCCGCAGATATCGGCTATCCTGCCGTCGATTATGACGCTGGTGTCGACCACAAGCGGCGGGCCTTCCTCCTCGGCCGTCCCGGAGACGCCGCCAAACACGCCGACGTCGAACTCGTCCCCCTTCCTCATGCCTATGGTAAGGCCCAAGTATCCTATGACGCAGTTGGTGAAGATGTAGGCGGAGAATTCGATATAGGCGTTATTGAAAAAGTGAAGGACGAGCGGATAGGTAAGCAGGTTGGCGACTATAAGACCGATTATAAGACCGATGGCGCCGCCGGCAACGACCCTGAGCGGTGTTTTCTTTACCCTCTCCTCAAAAACAATGGCGGCAAACGCTATTATCAGACCGCTTGCGATTCCCGCGTAAGCAATCCTCTCGTCACCGCCTATCTGGTTCAGTATAAGGCGCAGTATTACGTACCCGCTGAAAGCTGCGAACACAACAAGCAGGGCCCTCATTGAAAAAAGCCCATGCGATGGAGTGTCCGACCGCACCTTACTTCCTCATCATAATGTTAATTTCTTCTTCGACCTTTTCTTCCTTCATCCTCCTTGCCGCTGAAAGCTCCTTGACCAGAAGATTTTTGGCCGTGTCGAACATCCTCCTCTCGCCGAACGAGAGATCCTTATCCACCTTCAGGAGGTACAGGTCCCTCAGGACTTTCGCCACCTCCATCACGCAGCCGGTCTTTATCTTTTCGACGTACTCCCGGTACCTTCTGTTCCAGGTCTGCTTGTCGAAGGCGAGTTCGTTGCGGTCCTTCAATATCTCGTAGACCTTGGGAACCATGCCCTTCTTCATGACCTTCCGGAGGCCCACCGACGAGGCGTTGGACACGGGCACCATTATGGTAGCCTCGCTCCCGAGCACCTTCAGGACGTAAAAGGCCTGATCGGCACCGGAGACCTGCCGCAACTCCACACCCTCTATAACTCCGACCCCGTGGGCCGGATAGACGGCAAGGTCGCCTGATTTAAAGTCGCATCTATAAGGTTTCGGCATAGGCTTGGGAGGTAAACAAGTATGTCACCGAGATTAGCTTAACATAACTGCGGCTCAAAGTCAAACTTCGCCAAGTCGACCCTTTACTCCCCTCCGGCCCGCTACTACCCGGCACCATGATGGTGCTTCACTTTCTGAACGGCCGTTACCGGCACCGGGTATGAAAAAGGCTTATTTACACACAATACCTTACGCTACCCCCGGCGGCGGACGCCGCGACGCACCGTATGAAAATCCCTTTATATGCTTGTCTTTTTCCCTAAATAGATTAGAATCTTGATATCGGAGGAGAGATAGAGATAATGGCCGGAAGCGAAAAACTCGTAGAGGTAAAAGGACTTACGAAGCTCTTTAACGGCTTCAGGGCGGTGGACGACATCTCTTTCGAGGTGGCTAGGGGCGAGATCGTGGGACTGGTCGGCCCCAACGGAGCGGGGAAGACGACGACCCTGCAGATGCTCCTTGGGCTGACCACCCCCACAGGCGGCGAGATAAAAATTTTCGGGCTCGACCTCCGGCGCCACACCGGCGAGATACTCTCGCGCGTGAACTTCTCCTCGTCCTACGTCTCGCTCCCCTACTCGCTGACCGTCCGCGAGAACCTGACCGTCTTCGCGAAACTCTACGAGATAAAAGAGCGAGAGAAAAAAATTCGCGGGCTTCTGGAGACCTTCGAGATAGCGGAGATAGCCGACGAGCCCACGAGAAGGCTCTCCTCGGGGCAGATAACCAGGGTATGTCTGGTCAAGGCTCTCCTTAACGACCCCGAGGTACTCTTCCTGGACGAGCCCACCGCGAGCCTCGACCCGGACATGGCCGATAAGACACGGAAACTCCTTAAACGCATAAACCTGGAACGCTCCCTCTCCATCCTCTATACCTCGCACAACATGCGGGAGATGGAGGAGATGTGCGACCGGATAATATTCCTCGACAGGGGGCGCATCCTGGCAACGGGCCGGGTGGACGAGGTGGTAGAGAAGTTCCGGGGCGCGGACCTCGAAGAGGTCTTCCTGAAGATCGCCAGAAAGGAACTATGAATATAAGAAGGATACTCGCCTACACCACGCGCCACCTATATCTGTATAAGCGAAGCCTGCCTCGGCTTATGGAGATATTCTACTGGCCGCTCCTGGACCTCCTCGTCTGGGGGTTCATAAGCCTCTACCTGGCGCGCTACGGGGGGAAAGGACTGCTCCCGGACTTCGTAGCCTTCTTCGTCGGGGCGCTCATACTCTGGGATATACTCTTCAGGTGCCAGCAGGGGCTTTCGATCTCGTTCCTGGAAGACATGTGGTCGAGGAACCTCCTGAACGTCTTCGTAA
This genomic interval from Thermodesulfobacteriota bacterium contains the following:
- a CDS encoding PIN domain-containing protein — its product is MFAAFSGYVILRLILNQIGGDERIAYAGIASGLIIAFAAIVFEERVKKTPLRVVAGGAIGLIIGLIVANLLTYPLVLHFFNNAYIEFSAYIFTNCVIGYLGLTIGMRKGDEFDVGVFGGVSGTAEEEGPPLVVDTSVIIDGRIADICGTGFVEGTLTVAQFVLGELQHIADSSDPVKRARGKRGLDVLKRIQESGEVNVQITDRDFPKIKEVDMKLVALARELGGKVLTNDVNLNKVADLQGVKVLNINTLASALKPVVLPGELMEMLVLKEGREEGQGVGYLDDGTMVVVDNGRECVGKTVTVEITSILQTAGGRMVFSKLREGPRPPVRLHVT
- a CDS encoding CarD family transcriptional regulator → MPKPYRCDFKSGDLAVYPAHGVGVIEGVELRQVSGADQAFYVLKVLGSEATIMVPVSNASSVGLRKVMKKGMVPKVYEILKDRNELAFDKQTWNRRYREYVEKIKTGCVMEVAKVLRDLYLLKVDKDLSFGERRMFDTAKNLLVKELSAARRMKEEKVEEEINIMMRK
- a CDS encoding ABC transporter ATP-binding protein; the protein is MAGSEKLVEVKGLTKLFNGFRAVDDISFEVARGEIVGLVGPNGAGKTTTLQMLLGLTTPTGGEIKIFGLDLRRHTGEILSRVNFSSSYVSLPYSLTVRENLTVFAKLYEIKEREKKIRGLLETFEIAEIADEPTRRLSSGQITRVCLVKALLNDPEVLFLDEPTASLDPDMADKTRKLLKRINLERSLSILYTSHNMREMEEMCDRIIFLDRGRILATGRVDEVVEKFRGADLEEVFLKIARKEL